One genomic region from Ptychodera flava strain L36383 chromosome 14, AS_Pfla_20210202, whole genome shotgun sequence encodes:
- the LOC139150276 gene encoding uncharacterized protein, translating to MITKFYDRDDPTATGDWENISSLTSENPGEICASPSAIYAETLEGIPAESTGEDFAYYNPTQGFACKKDSQSDRECMDYRVRFCCAANTCSKWTNWYDRDNPSGYGDWELLSNLRSEYPNQICSEPSGIQVRVKQSGEIVSPNDGNFLHFDTTVGFVCRNEDENCMDYEVRFCCP from the exons ATGATCACCAAATTCTACGATCGCGATGATCCTACTGCAACTGGAGACTGGGAAAATATCAGTTCATTGACATCTGAGAATCCTGGCGAAATTTGTGCATCTCCGTCAGCAATATACGCAGAAACACTGGAAGGGATCCCTGCTGAGTCTACTGGGGAGGATTTCGCGTATTACAATCCAACACAAGGGTTTGCCTGTAAAAAGGATTCACAAAGTGATCGGGAGTGTATGGACTACAGAGTCAGGTTTTGTTGTGCAG CCAATACCTGCTCTAAATGGACAAACTGGTACGATCGAGACAATCCTAGTGGCTACGGGGACTGGGAACTTCTGAGCAACCTCCGTAGTGAATATCCTAACCAGATATGCAGCGAACCGTCTGGTATACAGGTACGAGTGAAGCAAAGTGGAGAAATCGTGTCCCCTAACGATGGTAACTTCCTACACTTTGACACCACTGTCGGTTTCGTATGCCGAAACGAAGACGAAAACTGCATGGATTACGAGGTCAGGTTTTGTTGTCCCTAG